In one window of Vibrio sp. JC009 DNA:
- the pheT gene encoding phenylalanine--tRNA ligase subunit beta translates to MKFSESWLREWVNPAVTTDELTHQITMAGLEVDDVLPVAGEFTGVKVGQVVECGQHPDADKLRVTKVDVGEEELLDIVCGAPNCRQGLKVAVATVGAVLPGDFKIKKAKLRGQPSHGMLCSFTELGIDVESDGIMELPESAVIGTDFREFLDLNDVTVDVDLTSNRADCFSIRGLAREVGVLNRADVTEPAFETVAPSIDDTVSIDIKAFDACPRYLGRVVKNVNVKAETPIWMQEKLRRCGIRSIDPVVDITNYVLLEQGQPMHAFDLNQIEGGIVVRLAEQGEKLTLLDGNEAELSSDTLIICDHNKPLAIGGVFGGEGSGVTTETKDVLLECAFFAPDAIRGRARSYGLHTDASMRYERGVDYALQPAAMERATQLLIDICGGEAGPVINADSEAHLPKPNTVSLRRVKLDNLLGHHIASSDVVEILERLGMAVETTEEGWNAVAPTWRFDIAIEQDLIEEIGRIYGYDNIPNQAPLASLDMNLHKEADMPLKRVRDLLVDRGYHEAITYSFVEPEQQKLVVPDVEPLVLPFPISAEMSAMRLGLIQGLLNTVVHNQKRQQPRVRLFEQGLRFIPDQAAENGMRQEPMLAGVIAGTRSEEHWDIETNTVDFFDLKGDLEAILELTANEKAYSFKAVKHPALHPGQSAAIVVDGKEVGVIGTVHPELERKFGLNGRTIVFEIEWNAINGRVIPEAVAVSKFPSNRRDIALVVDEAVASGDVVEACLKAGGEFLTDAKLFDVYVGKGVEEGKKSLAIALMLQSVERTLEDADIAGSVEAIVAAVAEQFGATLRD, encoded by the coding sequence ATGAAATTCAGCGAATCATGGCTTCGTGAGTGGGTTAACCCTGCAGTTACCACTGACGAATTAACACATCAGATCACTATGGCTGGCCTTGAGGTAGACGACGTTCTTCCTGTTGCTGGCGAATTTACCGGCGTAAAAGTGGGTCAGGTTGTTGAATGTGGTCAACACCCGGATGCTGACAAGCTGCGCGTAACTAAAGTGGATGTTGGCGAAGAAGAGCTTCTGGACATCGTTTGTGGTGCGCCAAACTGTCGTCAGGGTCTGAAAGTTGCGGTTGCAACGGTTGGCGCTGTACTTCCGGGCGATTTTAAAATCAAAAAAGCAAAACTTCGCGGTCAGCCTTCACACGGCATGCTTTGTTCATTCACTGAACTGGGCATTGACGTAGAGTCTGACGGTATTATGGAACTGCCTGAAAGCGCGGTTATCGGTACAGACTTCCGTGAGTTCCTGGACCTGAACGACGTAACAGTTGACGTTGACCTGACTTCAAACCGCGCTGACTGCTTCAGTATTCGTGGTCTTGCTCGCGAAGTTGGTGTTCTGAACCGTGCGGACGTAACTGAGCCGGCATTTGAAACGGTAGCACCAAGCATTGATGACACTGTTTCTATCGATATCAAAGCGTTTGATGCATGTCCGCGTTACCTTGGCCGTGTGGTTAAGAACGTTAACGTAAAAGCAGAAACACCAATCTGGATGCAGGAAAAACTGCGTCGCTGTGGTATCCGTTCTATCGACCCGGTAGTTGATATCACTAACTATGTTCTGCTTGAGCAGGGCCAGCCAATGCACGCATTCGATCTGAATCAGATTGAAGGTGGTATTGTTGTTCGTCTGGCAGAGCAAGGCGAAAAGCTGACGCTTCTTGATGGTAACGAAGCTGAGCTTAGCAGCGATACGCTAATCATCTGTGACCACAATAAGCCGCTTGCTATCGGTGGTGTATTTGGTGGTGAAGGTTCAGGTGTAACGACTGAAACTAAAGATGTGCTTCTTGAGTGTGCTTTCTTTGCACCTGATGCTATCCGTGGTCGCGCACGTAGCTATGGCCTGCACACTGACGCTTCTATGCGTTACGAGCGTGGTGTGGATTACGCACTTCAGCCTGCGGCAATGGAGCGCGCAACTCAGCTGCTTATCGACATTTGTGGTGGTGAAGCTGGTCCTGTTATTAATGCAGACTCTGAAGCTCACCTGCCTAAGCCAAACACGGTTTCTCTGCGTCGCGTTAAGCTGGATAACCTGCTTGGCCATCACATCGCATCAAGCGATGTAGTTGAGATCCTTGAGCGTCTTGGTATGGCTGTTGAAACAACAGAAGAAGGCTGGAATGCAGTTGCTCCGACATGGCGTTTTGACATCGCTATCGAGCAGGATCTGATTGAAGAGATCGGCCGTATCTACGGTTATGACAACATTCCTAACCAGGCTCCGCTAGCTTCTCTGGATATGAACCTGCACAAAGAAGCGGATATGCCGCTTAAGCGTGTTCGTGATCTTCTGGTTGACCGTGGATACCACGAAGCGATTACTTACAGCTTTGTAGAGCCTGAGCAGCAGAAGCTGGTTGTTCCTGATGTTGAGCCACTTGTACTGCCTTTCCCTATTTCTGCGGAAATGTCAGCAATGCGTCTTGGTCTGATCCAGGGTCTTCTGAATACGGTTGTTCACAACCAGAAGCGTCAGCAGCCACGTGTTCGTCTGTTCGAGCAAGGCCTTCGCTTTATCCCTGACCAGGCAGCAGAAAACGGTATGCGCCAGGAGCCTATGCTGGCTGGTGTTATTGCCGGTACACGCAGCGAAGAGCACTGGGACATTGAAACAAACACAGTGGACTTCTTTGACCTGAAAGGTGACCTTGAAGCGATTCTTGAGCTGACTGCAAACGAAAAAGCATACAGCTTTAAAGCGGTTAAGCATCCTGCACTTCACCCTGGTCAGTCAGCTGCAATTGTTGTTGACGGCAAGGAAGTGGGCGTTATCGGTACGGTTCACCCTGAGCTTGAGCGTAAGTTTGGTCTGAACGGCCGCACTATCGTTTTTGAAATTGAGTGGAACGCAATTAACGGTCGCGTTATCCCAGAAGCAGTAGCGGTTTCTAAGTTCCCGTCAAACCGTCGTGATATCGCACTGGTTGTGGACGAAGCTGTTGCCTCTGGTGACGTTGTAGAAGCGTGCCTGAAAGCCGGCGGTGAATTCCTGACAGATGCTAAGCTATTTGACGTATACGTAGGTAAGGGCGTAGAGGAAGGCAAGAAGAGCCTTGCTATCGCACTGATGCTACAGTCTGTTGAGCGTACGCTGGAAGATGCGGATATTGCAGGCTCTGTAGAAGCGATCGTTGCCGCTGTGGCTGAGCAGTTTGGTGCTACGCTGAGGGATTAA
- the glgC gene encoding glucose-1-phosphate adenylyltransferase — MSSNNYSHADTNRLVRETSALILAGGKGTRLKQLTSNNAKPAVSFGGKFRIIDFTLSNCINSGIRKVGVLTQYMAQDLIDHLQDGWQVLSPAMGEGVRIVPAQQRTGEDWYRGTADAVYQNLDLIKKQNSKYVIILGGDHIYKMDYSRMLNFHVENDAAVTVACIHKPIEEASEFGVMGLDETGEIKTFVEKPANPPADPEDETKALVSMGIYIFNADLLEEELVNALNDPDYNHDFGHNIIPGLLGRHKVFGYKFANGGGHPGATAYWRDVGNLDEYYVATMDLLSPDPELDLYSFDWPIITNQSQRPGAKFVFNDEGRRGYAVDSVLSAGVIVSGCAVERSLVSQNVRLHSYAEVKDSILLPNAEVGRHCRLTKVIVGEGCQIPEGTVIGEDPKADAEKYTVSPNGVVLVTSEMFK, encoded by the coding sequence ATGTCAAGTAACAATTATTCGCATGCTGATACCAATAGACTCGTTCGTGAAACGAGCGCACTGATTTTGGCGGGAGGCAAAGGAACACGATTAAAACAATTGACAAGCAACAATGCGAAGCCAGCTGTTTCATTTGGCGGTAAGTTTCGAATCATTGATTTCACATTATCAAACTGTATTAACTCAGGTATACGTAAGGTAGGCGTTCTAACACAATATATGGCGCAGGATCTTATCGACCACCTTCAGGACGGATGGCAGGTACTGTCTCCTGCTATGGGTGAAGGCGTTCGTATCGTTCCGGCACAGCAAAGAACAGGTGAAGACTGGTACCGTGGTACAGCCGATGCGGTTTATCAGAACCTTGACCTAATCAAAAAACAAAACTCTAAGTACGTGATTATTCTTGGTGGTGACCACATCTACAAGATGGACTACTCACGTATGCTTAACTTCCATGTTGAGAACGATGCAGCTGTAACCGTTGCATGTATCCATAAACCAATCGAAGAAGCTTCTGAATTTGGTGTTATGGGTCTTGACGAAACAGGCGAAATCAAAACATTCGTAGAGAAGCCAGCAAACCCACCAGCAGACCCGGAAGACGAGACTAAAGCGCTTGTATCAATGGGTATCTACATCTTTAACGCTGACCTTCTTGAAGAAGAGCTGGTTAACGCTCTGAATGACCCGGATTACAACCATGACTTCGGTCACAACATCATTCCTGGCCTGCTAGGTCGTCACAAAGTCTTCGGCTACAAGTTTGCTAACGGCGGCGGTCACCCTGGTGCAACTGCGTACTGGCGCGATGTTGGTAACCTGGATGAGTACTATGTGGCAACTATGGATCTGCTATCTCCAGACCCAGAGCTGGACCTCTACTCTTTCGACTGGCCAATCATCACAAACCAGTCTCAACGCCCTGGTGCTAAGTTTGTGTTTAACGATGAAGGTCGTCGTGGCTACGCTGTTGACTCAGTACTGTCTGCAGGTGTAATCGTTTCTGGTTGTGCTGTAGAGCGCTCTCTGGTTTCTCAGAATGTTCGTCTACACAGCTACGCAGAAGTGAAAGACTCTATCCTTCTTCCAAACGCTGAAGTTGGCCGCCACTGTCGTCTGACTAAAGTAATCGTTGGTGAAGGTTGTCAAATCCCTGAAGGCACTGTAATCGGTGAAGATCCGAAAGCAGATGCTGAGAAGTACACAGTATCTCCGAATGGTGTAGTACTGGTTACTTCTGAGATGTTTAAGTAA
- the ihfA gene encoding integration host factor subunit alpha, whose translation MALTKADLAENLFEKLGFSKRDAKETVEVFFEEVRKALESGEQVKLSGFGNFDLRDKSERPGRNPKTGEDIPITARRVVTFRPGQKLKARVENIKIEK comes from the coding sequence ATGGCGCTCACAAAAGCCGATTTGGCTGAGAACCTATTCGAAAAACTTGGATTTAGTAAAAGGGATGCCAAGGAAACGGTTGAGGTGTTCTTCGAGGAAGTTCGAAAGGCTCTGGAAAGTGGCGAACAGGTAAAACTGTCAGGGTTTGGTAATTTTGATCTGAGAGACAAAAGTGAACGACCAGGTCGAAACCCAAAAACTGGTGAAGACATTCCAATTACCGCTCGACGCGTTGTGACATTCCGTCCGGGGCAGAAGTTGAAGGCCCGGGTCGAGAACATCAAAATCGAAAAGTAA
- the purT gene encoding formate-dependent phosphoribosylglycinamide formyltransferase, with amino-acid sequence MFGTATRKNATRVLLLGSGELGKEVAIECQRLGLEVIACDKYENAPAMQVAHKSYVIDMLDGGALKKIVETEKPDYIVPEIEAIATDTLIELEEKGVNVVPSAKATKLTMNREGIRRLAAEELSIETSPYRFADNFEDFQKAVAEIGTPCVVKPVMSSSGKGQSVIKSEGDIETAWNYAQEGGRTGAGRVIVEGFVDFDYEISLLTVRAVDGVHFCQPIGHRQEDGDYRESWQPQEMSENALKVAEYVSEQVVNALGGYGLFGVELFIKGDKVIFNEVSPRPHDTGMVTMMSQELSEFALHVRAFTGLPVNRIVNYGPSASAVILGEGTSENIRFDALDEVLATAKTQLRLFGKPDIDGKRRLGVVLTRRKNTERAIDVAVEAASKIKISYD; translated from the coding sequence ATGTTTGGGACGGCTACCCGTAAGAATGCAACTCGAGTATTGCTGCTTGGTTCAGGCGAGCTTGGTAAAGAGGTTGCTATTGAATGTCAGCGCCTTGGTCTGGAAGTTATCGCCTGTGACAAGTATGAAAATGCTCCGGCTATGCAGGTCGCTCATAAAAGCTATGTTATTGATATGCTCGACGGTGGAGCACTGAAAAAAATCGTTGAGACAGAAAAACCTGATTACATTGTCCCTGAAATTGAGGCCATTGCTACCGATACCCTGATCGAACTGGAAGAGAAAGGCGTAAATGTTGTACCAAGTGCAAAAGCGACCAAACTCACCATGAACCGTGAAGGGATCCGGCGTCTGGCAGCAGAAGAGCTCTCTATTGAAACTTCTCCTTACCGCTTTGCTGACAACTTTGAAGATTTTCAGAAAGCCGTGGCTGAAATCGGCACGCCTTGTGTTGTTAAACCAGTAATGAGCTCTTCCGGCAAAGGCCAGAGCGTTATTAAGTCTGAAGGTGATATTGAAACGGCATGGAACTATGCTCAGGAAGGCGGCAGAACTGGTGCCGGTCGCGTCATCGTTGAAGGCTTTGTTGATTTTGATTATGAAATCAGCCTGCTTACGGTTCGTGCTGTAGATGGCGTTCACTTCTGCCAGCCTATCGGCCACCGCCAGGAAGACGGCGACTACCGCGAATCATGGCAACCTCAGGAAATGTCTGAAAACGCACTTAAAGTTGCTGAGTATGTATCTGAGCAGGTGGTTAATGCTCTGGGTGGCTATGGGCTATTTGGCGTAGAACTGTTTATTAAGGGTGATAAAGTCATCTTTAACGAGGTTTCCCCTCGCCCGCACGATACCGGCATGGTCACTATGATGTCCCAGGAACTTTCTGAGTTTGCCCTGCATGTGCGTGCATTTACCGGCCTTCCGGTTAACAGGATCGTAAACTATGGCCCGTCAGCATCGGCTGTCATTCTGGGAGAAGGCACTTCAGAAAATATCCGCTTTGATGCGCTGGATGAGGTTTTGGCAACAGCAAAAACCCAGCTACGCCTGTTTGGCAAGCCGGATATCGATGGGAAAAGACGTCTTGGTGTTGTTCTGACCAGGCGCAAGAACACAGAAAGGGCCATTGATGTTGCCGTAGAAGCGGCATCAAAAATCAAGATCTCTTACGACTAA
- the cdd gene encoding cytidine deaminase: MNERMKKALSQMPSDIEQYLTTAIKSDDFDATISPEQFSDLIRLSGLKDDELRVALLPLAAAYAYTPISDFNVGAIVRGLSGRLYFGANMEFEGAQLGQTVHAEQCAISHAWMKGEKGVKDITINYSPCGHCRQFMNELTTADEMMIQLPKRDARTLQDYLPESFGPKDLGVEARLMDGSSLGHVSPESDPLLVKAIDALNKSHSPYTKNNSGISLEMTDGSVYQGAYAENAAFNPSLPPLQVAFMQILMAGKTFDQIRQAALAEMSDGMISHLAYTQAVLETINPDIQVSYISL; this comes from the coding sequence ATGAACGAAAGAATGAAAAAGGCACTTAGCCAGATGCCGTCAGATATCGAGCAATATTTGACCACGGCAATTAAATCAGACGATTTTGATGCAACCATTTCTCCTGAGCAGTTCTCAGATCTTATCCGGTTATCGGGGCTAAAAGATGACGAACTGCGCGTAGCACTTCTGCCACTGGCAGCTGCTTACGCCTACACACCGATTTCAGATTTTAACGTTGGCGCTATCGTTCGCGGACTCTCTGGCCGCCTTTATTTTGGTGCCAATATGGAGTTTGAAGGTGCTCAACTGGGACAAACCGTTCATGCTGAGCAGTGCGCCATCAGCCACGCCTGGATGAAAGGCGAGAAAGGCGTCAAAGACATCACCATCAACTACAGCCCGTGTGGTCACTGCCGTCAGTTTATGAATGAGCTAACCACCGCTGATGAAATGATGATTCAGCTTCCCAAGCGGGATGCCCGCACTCTTCAGGATTATCTGCCAGAGTCCTTCGGGCCGAAAGACCTTGGTGTGGAAGCAAGGCTGATGGATGGTAGCTCACTAGGCCATGTATCCCCGGAAAGCGACCCTTTACTGGTAAAAGCCATCGACGCACTGAACAAAAGCCACTCTCCGTATACAAAAAACAACAGTGGCATCTCACTGGAAATGACGGACGGCTCTGTTTATCAGGGTGCTTATGCTGAAAACGCCGCATTTAACCCAAGCCTGCCTCCGCTTCAGGTTGCGTTTATGCAAATTTTGATGGCAGGTAAAACTTTTGATCAAATCAGACAAGCTGCCCTTGCTGAAATGTCTGATGGCATGATCAGCCATCTGGCTTACACTCAGGCGGTACTGGAAACCATTAACCCTGATATTCAGGTAAGTTATATTTCCTTATAA
- a CDS encoding LrgB family protein, with translation MIWLLVTFIVFLFARFVSKKVNHPLANPLLISISIIIPLLLFTGVSYQEYNEKNQWLTYLLQPAVVALAFPLYQQLKEIRSNWKIIFLACGVGSLLSMLTASVIAVLLDTDMQLIAAILGKSVTTPIAMEVSSHLGGEPAIAAIMVLIVGVFGAVMAYPIYNWLGITHPIAKGLTMGTVSHALGTATCAEKDPRDAAFSSLALVLCGVITSFLAPSFYCFVEWLDALIH, from the coding sequence ATGATCTGGCTGCTGGTAACCTTTATCGTTTTTCTTTTTGCCCGCTTTGTCAGCAAAAAGGTTAATCATCCGTTAGCGAACCCGCTGCTGATCAGCATCAGTATTATCATTCCTCTATTGCTTTTCACCGGTGTTTCCTATCAGGAATACAATGAAAAAAACCAGTGGCTGACCTACCTGCTCCAGCCTGCGGTGGTTGCACTGGCATTTCCTCTGTATCAGCAGCTAAAAGAGATTCGCTCAAACTGGAAAATCATCTTTCTTGCCTGTGGTGTCGGCAGCCTGCTTTCTATGCTTACTGCCTCGGTTATCGCCGTTCTGCTGGATACGGATATGCAGCTTATCGCCGCTATTCTTGGCAAATCCGTTACAACACCCATTGCGATGGAAGTGTCCAGTCACCTTGGCGGCGAGCCAGCCATAGCCGCAATTATGGTGCTTATTGTTGGTGTATTTGGTGCGGTTATGGCGTACCCCATCTACAACTGGCTTGGCATCACTCATCCCATTGCAAAGGGGCTTACCATGGGAACCGTTTCCCACGCTTTGGGCACAGCGACCTGCGCTGAAAAAGATCCCCGGGACGCCGCGTTTAGCTCACTGGCTCTGGTTTTATGCGGAGTTATCACCTCATTCCTCGCTCCAAGCTTCTACTGCTTCGTAGAGTGGCTCGACGCACTTATTCATTAA
- a CDS encoding CidA/LrgA family protein yields the protein MVIKTIKYVGSALLIVCSLYAGNTVQHYFGLGIPGSIIGMLLLFTLMATGIVSPEWVKPTAALFIRYMIILFIPISVGLMQHLELLSANAVQILASTIGGTTLVIILVALMLERILAGKK from the coding sequence ATGGTTATAAAAACAATAAAATACGTCGGTTCGGCACTACTGATTGTCTGCTCACTTTATGCAGGGAACACTGTTCAGCACTATTTCGGGTTGGGCATTCCCGGCAGCATTATTGGCATGCTGCTGCTCTTTACCCTAATGGCAACCGGAATTGTTTCCCCCGAGTGGGTCAAACCCACGGCCGCGCTGTTTATCCGCTATATGATCATTCTGTTTATCCCGATCAGTGTCGGGCTTATGCAGCACTTAGAGCTGCTTAGCGCAAATGCAGTGCAGATCCTGGCCAGTACCATTGGCGGAACAACACTGGTCATCATACTGGTAGCCTTAATGCTGGAAAGAATATTGGCAGGTAAAAAATGA